The sequence below is a genomic window from Haloferax mediterranei ATCC 33500.
TGGTGTCCTACACTCTCTGATGCGTGATGCGAACCTCGGCATCGAATTCGACCGCGGGAGTACCCCAGTCGGCGAGTATCTCGACAAGATTCGGGACCTCGACGAACAGTTTGTCGTCATTCTCGATGAAGTGGACGTCCTCGAAGACCCGTCGCTCATTGCGATGCTCTACGATATTCCGAACGTGACGACGCTGATGGTCTGTGTCTCCGAGGATGCGTTTATCTCCGGTCTGGACATGCGCGTCTCCTCGCGGGCACGTGCTGCGGCGTCAGTGAAATTGGAGAAGTACCGCGACCGGGAGATTGCAGACATCATCCGCGCTCGCGTCGAGTACGGTCTCGACCCGGGCGCGGTCGACGAGGCGACTATCCAACACATGGCGTCGCTTGCTGCGGGAGACGCTCGTCTTGCGATTACCAATCTCCGACGTGCTGCCGAGCGTGCCGATCAGGAAGAACTCTGTGCGCTCAGTCCCGGCCTCGTCGACGAGGTTTCCGATGGTGCGGCTGGCGAAGTCCACGAGCGGAACGTCGAGCGTCTCTCGACACACAAGCGACTGCTCTACGATATCGTTTACGAGCACGGTGAACTCTCTTCGTCGGAACTCCACGCTGAGTACGAGCGACGAATTGGCTCTCCAAAAGCGAAGGTGACGCGCCGACGCTACCTCGGTGCGCTTGAACGCTATCGACTCATCGAAAAGGAGGGTGCGACGAGAGGTACCCGGTATCGGCTTGTCGAACCCTGAACCGCGGAACTGTCAAGAGTATCGGTCCTGTACAATCAATTGCTTCTGATTACCTCATGTCGAAGAAAAAACGCACCATCGAGAGGAATTGCGTCGATTGTGGTAAAACAATCCGAAGTACCGTCTACGAGGATGGAACATATGATGGGGGTCACTATTTCGGTGAGTTCACCGTCCCGGACGAGGACAGTGGGGGTGAATACGAGAAGACAGGTGAGTGGGAGGGTCACGATGTCGTGAAGTGGACTGGAGAAGAGTTGTCCTATGAGTATTGGGAATGTGATAACTGCTACACCTCAGAAGAGGGATAGTACGCTCGGCAAAATTCATATATTGTATGAAGACCATGCATTGAGTGAAGGCATGTCCCGAACCACCGCAACCATTCCAAACGATCTTACCGACCTCATGGAGGGGGCTGTCAAAGCGGGTATCTTCGAAAACAAAAGCGATGCCATTCGCCACGTCTTACGGGCGTATTTCGAAGAAAACGAGAACGCGCGGATTGCCGCCGCGGTATCGCTTTACGACGACGGGGAGATTACCTTGGGTACTGCTGCCCGCCTCGCTGGTGTCAACCGGTTCGAGATGAGAGGCATACTGCGAGAAGAGGGAGTTGAGCTACGATTCGGCCCCGAAGATATGGCTGCCGCGAGAGACGAAATAGAAACCGCTCGTAACCTCGAATGACAGGAGCGCCGAAGAACGCGACAGTACTCAACACTACTGTCCTCTCGAATTTTGCTCAGGTGAATCACATCGAGTTATTATTGGATTTACCGCGACTCGTGACCGTGGATGCTGTCCAAGAAGAACTCGAAGAAGGGACTGAGACCCATCTGTATCTTGAACATGCATTAGCCGTACTGGAAGAGGGAATCCCCGTAGTCACTCCGTCTTCCTCAGCAGAGAAATTAGAAGAGAAGCTTCTGGAAACGTTGGACCCTGGAGAAGCGCAGGCTATAGCCGTTGCGGAGGCCGCCGATGGAACCGTTATCACTGACGATGGAGATGCGCGTGCTACTGCGAAGCAACGTGGCGTGGGCTTGACCGGGTCAATCGGACTCCTGGTACGTTTCGTCGAAGATGGTGAGATTTCGGTAGAGACCGCTGACGAGTACCTCAAACGCTGGATCGATGAAGCTGGGTTTCGGTCTCCCGCCCGTGACTTCGCCGTCTTTCTTGAAGAGTGAGTGGTTGTATTGTAGTGATTTGAGGATAGGTGAAATAAGGCTAAGACTAGGTGATCGTGTTCCCTTACTGAATTCTGTGAGAGCCTTATTATTTGGTTCTAGTTGCAGTATCACTGTTCTCCATATCGAATGGGAGGTTGATGACGAGTTCATCGAACCAGACGACTGGGCGCTTGCTCTGGCCATCTTCTTCGAAGAAGATGACGCCCAGCCGGGCAAGCCGACTGAGTTCTTCGTGGACGTTCTTCACGTCGCGGTCAACGACCCGTGCGGTCTCGTTGATACTGGATGGCTCTTCGTGGCGGATTGCCTCGATGAGGTCGAGTACACGCGGCGTCAGCGTCTCCATGAGGTCGTCGTAACTAGTGAACGAGAGTGTCGGGGTCGAGTCCACAGCATCGCCACGCTCGAGCGACCGGATACTCTCGGTAACGTCTTCGTAGAACTCGTCGGAGGATTTCACCGTGACGACGAGCGTTGATTCAGCCAGGAGCTGTTCGCGTTCCATCGGGTGCAGCGGCGACGTAGTGTCTGACATGGGTATCATCATAGGATGGCCCCACGTCAAATTAGATAATAAAGTTGACCAGCCTGACTAGCTCAAACAATACAAGCGAAATTGCCATTGAGATGGTTCACCTGGCTCCGACTTTCAATTCATACGATAATATTCATCAGAGCAATAAGAATGCCTGCGAGGGACTCACCTACAGCGTCGAGTGGAGTAGCGATAACCGTTGGAAGAGCCTGACTGGCAGAAACTGGAGCGAGGCCCACGAGCGTTAACGAAACAACAACAAACAACAATATGTCGGATGTTACTCGGTATAACCGTCCCAAAGGAGAGAACGCGGTCACGAGTCCGATGAGCAATGTAATCCGTGTTATTGCACTGAGAACAGTGTAGGGGTACAGAAGAATCCCTGCAACGAGCTCTGACGCTCCAGAGGTTTTCCTTATCGTAGTTCCACCTAAGAGTCGGTTGAATTCATGTTTGAGAGCTTCACTGAACTCTGACTTAGTCGTGCCAATGGGCTTCTGGCTCATAGTATATCACCCTGTTCAATGGCCTCTGCCATCTCTTCATCGACGTGGAAAACATAGTCTAAACTATCCCTAAGAGTGTTGCGCGAGTCGCTAGGCGGCAAGTCTCGATCTATCGTGATTGTTGCGTCATGGATCATAGTGGTGTTTTTTGGTCCTTCAACAAATGCACAACTAGCCGTAGGCCGTCTACTCACACAATTGACCCCCTCGGTGTATTCAATAACAAGGTCAGCACTTGTGCTGGAATTAACCCGGGTGAATTCGACTTCTCGGTCGGTCGTATTAGCGAACCGGGCTAGCTCTAATGCTGCGCGCTCCTCGTTATGTTCCTCTGTCGCATTGACATACACCTCAATAGTTGGCTCTCCCCACGGATTATCCGCTGTTTGGAATATTTCTGCCAATCCCAAGTTGGTTGCATCATTCCCAGATGTGTCAGCAGCTATAAAACCAGCTGACCCGAGTGCAATCAGAACCCCAACCGCGGTGAGCATTCTGATAATGTGCATTACTGACATACCAGACAAATATTGAATGGGACAATAAAATTATCGAGGGAGATATTAGTGAAAGTAGTGTATTCTCGCAGTAAATAGGTATCTAACCACTTGGTGAAATTTGAAAATCACTATCGATACTTTCTATAGCTGTTTCCAGATTCGTTCACCGCGCTAATCGCCAGACGGCGCGGTTATTCGTTCATTCGTTCATTTTCACTCATTCGGTGATAGAGCTAATCCCAAGCGGGAATTCGACGTTTTAGCCCCTCAAAATTGGAAGATTCGTTCATCACCCGTCAAACCGTATATACCAGATTATCATCGGACTCAGCATGTCCACGACAATTGGGGGAAGATCGCGCACCGGAACCAGTCGGACGCTCCGGTTGCTGAACGGTCTACAAGTCCGAATCGAGATTACCTCAGACGCTGACTATGCCGCTCGCCTCGACGTTCATCACGGCGCTCGGCGGTGGGTCTACGGAATTGATAGTAACGAGATTGCGACGCTCATCGACGGGTTCGATGATGAGGGACGGGTTGACGACCCCAGAGAACCGGAGTGGATGCGCGAGGTCTTCGTGCAGTTGGGGGTCGATTGGTAGTGTCGAACCTATGGTTCCTTGAGAATCGGTGGTTGGGATTAGAGTTCAGGTGGCTCGAACTCCTCGTTCAGATACGCCAGACCATCGTCTGTAATCTGGTAGTAGCCGCCTTGCTCGCGGACCATCTTTACGAGTCCTGCCTCTTCCAGCATCGGCAGACGACGCTTCACAGTCGAGTAAGATATGTCGATATCACGGAGTTCGAAGTTAACCATGATAGCCTTCTTGTTAAGCGCCAGACGACCCTGAGCGAGGAGCTCAAGGATTTTATCGTCATTTCCGGTCATCCATCTGGCTCGGCGGCGCATTCAGACTCAGGGTTCGGGAAGTTCGTCCTCATCGACGTTCCCAGCGAGGAACTCGCGGCCGAACTCCGTGAGTTCGTAGATACCCTCCTCGTTAGAGAAGAGGCCTGCATCCTCCAATACGCGCATTCGTTTGTTGACGTACTGTCGGTGGTAATCGATATTGGCCGCAATCGATTTCGCTGTCACAGCGATGTCGTGGTCCTCATAGAACAGCATTATCTCGTAATCTACGGGCGAGAACCACGAGATTCGATTGACCATCTCTCTGAGGAACTCGTCAGACATTGTTCAAAAATCACGGCTATCGTAGTTAAACCCATCTACTATAGGGGAGTCTATTTCTCTACGATAGTGGATAGAATTTATATCGGATGCCTCTCATTGTCGATACTGACGACTCTCACCGGATGCGACAGGTCCGAGGAAAATCCCGGACCCCTGCTGGAACAGGAGCCCGGTCAAGGGTCGTCGGCCATGATGACGACCGCTGAAACCCTCTCGGGGGTAATTGATAAACCCCCCGACACGACCGCAGAACGGTCTGCAAACTGCCTCGCGTGTGGGAGTCTCATCGAAGGCTTCGCCGCGAGTGGCCC
It includes:
- a CDS encoding helix-turn-helix domain-containing protein yields the protein MRRRARWMTGNDDKILELLAQGRLALNKKAIMVNFELRDIDISYSTVKRRLPMLEEAGLVKMVREQGGYYQITDDGLAYLNEEFEPPEL
- a CDS encoding Cdc6/Cdc18 family protein, whose protein sequence is MIRDARALRDNFVPADLEHRNAEIGHLSSYLAPIENDESGEDILITGPSGAGKTTLAKFVTAELERATLGARAAYANCLSNSTNAGVLHSLMRDANLGIEFDRGSTPVGEYLDKIRDLDEQFVVILDEVDVLEDPSLIAMLYDIPNVTTLMVCVSEDAFISGLDMRVSSRARAAASVKLEKYRDREIADIIRARVEYGLDPGAVDEATIQHMASLAAGDARLAITNLRRAAERADQEELCALSPGLVDEVSDGAAGEVHERNVERLSTHKRLLYDIVYEHGELSSSELHAEYERRIGSPKAKVTRRRYLGALERYRLIEKEGATRGTRYRLVEP
- a CDS encoding helix-turn-helix domain-containing protein: MSDEFLREMVNRISWFSPVDYEIMLFYEDHDIAVTAKSIAANIDYHRQYVNKRMRVLEDAGLFSNEEGIYELTEFGREFLAGNVDEDELPEP
- a CDS encoding UPF0175 family protein — its product is MSRTTATIPNDLTDLMEGAVKAGIFENKSDAIRHVLRAYFEENENARIAAAVSLYDDGEITLGTAARLAGVNRFEMRGILREEGVELRFGPEDMAAARDEIETARNLE
- a CDS encoding HVO_A0114 family putative DNA-binding protein, which codes for MSDTTSPLHPMEREQLLAESTLVVTVKSSDEFYEDVTESIRSLERGDAVDSTPTLSFTSYDDLMETLTPRVLDLIEAIRHEEPSSINETARVVDRDVKNVHEELSRLARLGVIFFEEDGQSKRPVVWFDELVINLPFDMENSDTATRTK